One Arthrobacter sp. FW306-07-I genomic window carries:
- a CDS encoding dihydrofolate reductase, whose product MSTENFTDPQSFTEELAASITGVGLVWAQTSDGVIGKDGDMPWHLPEDLKHFTRLTTGHPVIMGRKTWLSFPDKYRPLPGRTNIVITRQKSWADTPEAEGAVVVPSLDDALLESQFVDGGETVWILGGGEVFRQSTELANVAVVTTIDVKADGDTFAPELGPGWEATASVPPDGWLTGANGTRYRFTKWSRTEG is encoded by the coding sequence ATGAGCACCGAAAACTTTACGGATCCGCAGTCCTTCACGGAGGAACTGGCCGCCTCAATCACCGGCGTCGGGCTGGTCTGGGCGCAGACCTCCGACGGCGTGATCGGCAAGGACGGGGACATGCCCTGGCACCTGCCCGAGGACCTTAAGCACTTCACCCGGCTCACCACCGGGCATCCCGTCATCATGGGCCGCAAGACGTGGCTGTCCTTCCCGGACAAGTACCGTCCCCTGCCCGGCCGCACCAACATCGTGATCACCCGGCAGAAGAGTTGGGCCGACACACCTGAGGCGGAGGGCGCCGTCGTGGTTCCCTCCCTTGATGATGCGCTCCTTGAGTCGCAGTTTGTCGACGGCGGCGAAACGGTGTGGATCCTGGGCGGCGGCGAGGTGTTCCGCCAGTCCACCGAGCTGGCCAACGTCGCGGTGGTCACCACCATCGATGTGAAGGCCGACGGCGACACGTTCGCTCCCGAGCTTGGCCCCGGTTGGGAGGCCACCGCCTCCGTCCCGCCCGACGGGTGGCTGACGGGGGCCAACGGCACGCGCTACCGATTCACCAAATGGTCACGGACAGAGGGCTAG
- a CDS encoding NF038396 family protein, with the protein MLKKPETLFVLGYMLLPLLALLSAIVGLTMILGGNKIAGAIVLVVVTQVFTFGAFFALRARKAAVLEQSDQS; encoded by the coding sequence ATGCTGAAGAAACCGGAAACCTTGTTCGTCCTGGGCTACATGCTGCTGCCCCTCCTAGCGCTGCTCTCCGCAATCGTGGGGCTGACGATGATCCTGGGCGGCAACAAGATCGCCGGAGCCATCGTGCTGGTGGTGGTCACGCAGGTCTTCACCTTCGGTGCGTTCTTTGCGCTCCGCGCGCGGAAAGCAGCGGTGCTGGAGCAGTCGGACCAAAGCTAG
- a CDS encoding COX15/CtaA family protein has protein sequence MNFDRDRERRNDEVYAEHKAALARGEKRVLRRTNTGELHSYPGDEIGFSPGRGQAQVRTWWGMGIVSAFLGLMFLGSSVLFLASFGHTAGPEWGALFAIALGGFGAWYTFGLARDEYRAKKLRKERHAPEPGAGHVSE, from the coding sequence GTGAACTTCGACCGCGACCGTGAACGCCGCAACGACGAAGTGTATGCCGAGCACAAGGCAGCGCTTGCACGGGGTGAGAAACGCGTTCTGCGCAGGACCAATACGGGCGAGCTGCACAGCTATCCCGGGGACGAGATCGGCTTTTCCCCGGGCCGAGGCCAGGCACAGGTCCGGACCTGGTGGGGCATGGGAATAGTGTCTGCCTTTCTGGGGCTCATGTTCCTTGGCTCTTCAGTTCTGTTCCTCGCTTCGTTCGGGCACACCGCAGGGCCCGAGTGGGGCGCGTTGTTCGCCATCGCTTTAGGGGGATTCGGCGCTTGGTACACCTTCGGCTTGGCGAGGGACGAGTACCGGGCCAAGAAGCTGCGTAAGGAACGGCACGCACCGGAACCAGGAGCAGGACATGTCAGCGAGTGA
- the asd gene encoding aspartate-semialdehyde dehydrogenase, which yields MTTAATPSVGLVGWRGMVGSVLMQRMQDEGDFANINPVFFSTSNAGGAAPSFADGAGKLENAFDLDTLAKLPIIVTAQGGDYTKQVHGELRSRGWDGLWIDAASTLRMNDDSIIVLDPINRDVIDKGLVNGTKDFIGGNCTVSCMLMGLGGLFKNGLVEWGTSMTYQAASGGGARHMRELLSQFGTLNAEVSTELDDPASAILDIDRKVLAHQRSDIDATQFGVPLAGSLIPWIDADLGNGQSKEEWKAGVETNKILGTSEENRVIMDGLCVRIGAMRSHSQALTLKLREDLSVAEIEKLLDEDNQWAKVVPNTKEASMAELTPVAASGTLDIPVGRIRKMEMGPQYISAFTVGDQLLWGAAEPLRRMLNIATGNL from the coding sequence ATGACTACAGCAGCTACCCCTTCCGTCGGCCTGGTCGGATGGCGCGGCATGGTCGGTTCCGTCCTGATGCAGCGCATGCAGGACGAGGGCGACTTCGCCAACATCAACCCGGTGTTCTTCTCCACCTCCAACGCGGGAGGTGCCGCGCCGTCCTTCGCTGACGGCGCCGGCAAGCTCGAGAACGCGTTCGACCTCGACACCCTGGCCAAGCTGCCCATTATCGTCACCGCCCAGGGCGGCGACTACACCAAGCAGGTCCACGGCGAGCTGCGCAGCCGCGGCTGGGACGGCCTCTGGATCGACGCCGCCTCCACCCTGCGCATGAACGACGACTCGATCATCGTGCTGGACCCCATCAACCGCGACGTCATCGACAAGGGCCTGGTCAACGGCACCAAGGACTTCATCGGCGGCAACTGCACCGTGTCCTGCATGCTCATGGGCCTCGGCGGCCTGTTCAAGAACGGCCTGGTGGAGTGGGGAACCTCCATGACCTACCAGGCAGCCTCAGGCGGCGGCGCGCGGCACATGCGTGAGCTGCTCAGCCAGTTCGGCACGCTCAACGCCGAGGTCAGCACGGAACTGGACGACCCCGCATCGGCCATCCTGGACATTGACCGCAAGGTCCTGGCCCACCAGCGCTCCGACATCGACGCCACCCAGTTCGGCGTCCCCCTGGCCGGCTCCCTGATCCCCTGGATCGACGCCGACCTGGGCAACGGGCAGTCCAAGGAAGAGTGGAAGGCCGGGGTTGAGACCAACAAGATCCTGGGCACCTCCGAGGAAAACCGGGTGATCATGGACGGCCTCTGCGTCCGGATCGGCGCCATGCGCTCCCACTCCCAGGCCCTGACCCTGAAGCTCCGCGAGGACCTGTCCGTCGCCGAGATCGAAAAGCTCCTGGACGAGGACAACCAGTGGGCCAAGGTGGTTCCCAACACCAAGGAAGCCTCGATGGCCGAGCTGACCCCCGTGGCTGCCTCCGGCACCCTGGACATTCCCGTGGGGCGCATCCGCAAGATGGAGATGGGGCCGCAGTACATCAGCGCGTTCACCGTTGGCGACCAGCTCCTCTGGGGCGCCGCCGAGCCGCTGCGCCGCATGCTCAACATCGCCACCGGTAACCTGTAA